The proteins below are encoded in one region of Eulemur rufifrons isolate Redbay chromosome 2, OSU_ERuf_1, whole genome shotgun sequence:
- the SPMAP2 gene encoding sperm microtubule associated protein 2 has protein sequence MGDTWRGSLNSHLIPESRRASERGQDDDPLGLQSTVYESRRVKDLDDAGLGADGQEEEIPPEEVAGEEPETQNPEEALFELERVLDKGLEDDVPEMSRLSITQRLPSTSMAKGRKRRRLFELAKPKPNWKVLKDRMGCRCKGYAWISPCKMSLQFCLYWPSVYWTERFLEDTTLAITVPAVSRRVDELARPRRFYLEYYNNNRTTPVWPISRPTLEYQASSRLKELATPKMRNNIWSINMSEVSRVSRAAQMAVPSQRILRLSKPRAQATLLEEWDPMPKPRPHASDYNRLLHLAMPKAQSDKCVPDRDPRWEVLEVTKKAVASPRIISLAQPKVRKELNEGYNRHLRASMSLPPPRASPKKYDQPLSPLRPLHLTLHLCLNLYLHLYLCLHLCPHLHLYLNLYLCLYTYNCNYTYTCTYTYAYTFTCAYTCTHTFS, from the exons ATGGGGGACACCTGGCGAGGATCGCTCAACAGCCACCTCATCCCTGAGTCCAGGCGTGCGTCAGAAAGAGGGCAGGACGATGACCCCCTTGGCCTCCAGAGCACTGTGTATGAGAGCCGGCGGGTCAAGGACCTAGATGATGCGGGTCTGGGAGCTGATGGCCAGGAGGAGGAGATTCCCCCTGAGGAGGTGGCTGGGGAAGAGCCTGAGACCCAGAATCCGGAGGAGGCACTTTTTGAGCTGGAGAGAGTTCTGGACAAAGGCTTAGAGGACGATGTTCCTGAAATGAG CCGGCTGTCCATCACTCAGAGGCTCCCCAGCACCTCCATGGccaaagggaggaagaggaggcggcTCTTTGAGCTGGCAAAACCCAAGCCCAACTGGAAAGTCTTGAAGGACAG GATGGGATGCCGTTGTAAGGGCTATGCCTGGATTTCCCCATGCAAGATGAGCTTGCAGTTCTGTCTCTATTG GCCCTCCGTGTACTGGACTGAGCGGTTCCTCGAGGACACCACCCTGGCTATCACCGTGCCCG CGGTCTCCCGCCGCGTGGACGAACTGGCCCGGCCCAGGAGATTCTACTTGGAGTATTACAACAACAacag GACCACTCCCGTCTGGCCCATTTCTCGGCCCACCTTGGAATACCAAGCGTCCAGTCGCCTGAAGGAACTGGCCACCCCAAAGATGCGGAACAACATTTGGAGCATCAACATGTCTGAG GTGTCCCGGGTGTCCAGGGCAGCCCAGATGGCCGTCCCCAGTCAACGGATCCTCCGGTTGTCaaagcccagagcccaggccaccCTGCTGGAAGAGTGGGACCCCATGCCAAAGCCCAGGCCGCACGCGTCAGACTACAACCGCCTCCTTCACTTGGCCA TGCCCAAAGCCCAGTCGGACAAGTGCGTTCCTGACCGAGATCCTCGCTGGGAGGTACTAGAAGTCACCAAGAAGGCGGTAGCCAGTCCCCGGATCATCTCCCTGGCCCAGCCCAAAGTGCGCAAGGAGCTCAACGAGGGCTACAA CAGGCATCTCCGCGCCTCTATGAGCTTGCCACCCCCAAGAGCATCACCAAAAAAGTATGACCAGCCTCTGAGCCCTCTGCGCCCA CTACACCTGACCCTACACCTGTGCCTGAACCTATACCTGCATCTATACCTGTGCCTACACCTGTGCCCACACCTGCATCTATACCTGAACCTATACCTGTGCCT TTACACCTATAACTGTAACTACACCTACACCTGCACCTACACCTATGCCTACACCTTCACCTGTGCCTACACCTGCACTCACACTTTCTCCTGA